The DNA sequence CACGATGAAACAGAGAACATTCGGCAAAACTCCATTGATATGGTCAAGGATTGGTTAGCAGCAGGGCTAGACCCAGAGCGTTCTACCATGTTTGTTCAGTCACTTGTAAAGCAGCATGCAGAACTTTTTACAGTGCTGGCCATGATTACCCCCGTAGGCTGGCTAGAGCGGTGCCCTACTTACAAGGAACAGAAGGAGCAGCTAGGCGAGACTCGAACTGCAAATTATGGATTTCTTGGTTATCCTGTTTTGCAATCAGCAGATATCCTGCTCTACAGTGCTGACTTCGTCCCGGTGGGAGAGGATCAGTTGCCCCACCTTGAAATAACTCGTGAAATAGCTCGCCGTTTCAACTACCTGTACGGCAACGTGTTGAAAGAGCCCCAGGCGAAGCTCACAGCGGTTCCCAAGTTGGCTGGAACTGATGGGCGCAAAATGAGCAAGTCTTACGGGAATGTCATTGATATGAGCGAAGAGGCAGATGATTTGTGGCAAAAGGTGCGACAAATGGTTACCGACCCAGCACGAGTGCGCAAGACTGATCCCGGCGATCCTTCAATCTGCTCGGTATTTGATTACCACAAGCTCTTCAGTGACGCAACGCAGTGCAGTGAGCTCAGCGATGGATGTGTCAATGCTTCTATCGGCTGTATGGATTGCAAGAAACAGCTTTGTGCTCATATGGAGTCGTTCATTGAGCCTATGAGGCAGCGGCGCGCAGGAATAAGTGATAAAGATGCTATGGAAATTCTTCATCGGGGGTCCCACAATGCTGCTCTTCGGGCAGAGGAACTGATGGTGGAGGTTCGCAAAAGCATGCGTCTGGATATGGAATGTATACGGTAAGCGTACACGATTTTGAAGGTCCAATGGACCTGTTGCTCCACCTCATCTATAAAAACGAGATGGACATTACCAGTATCAGCATAAGTACGATTGCCGATGAGTATCTGCATCATATCGAGACCATGCAGGATTTAGCCCTGGATGTATGTGGCGAATTTTTTGTTTTGGCATCCACGCTGGCACTTATCAAGAGCAGGACTTTGCTGGCGCAGAGCGAGAGCGCTCCCGACACGGTAACAGAGGAGCTGGTGCAAAAGCTTCGGGAATACAAAAAGTACCGGGATGTCTGTGTTGCTCTGGATGCTATGGAAGAGCAGGCCTCCATGGTGCTGAGCCGAGGTACAACCCCTGATGTCACCCAGGAAGTTGAAGCAGATATAGAAGTTAATTTTGACCTGTACGATATACTACGCTCCTATACTCAGGTAATGGATCGTTACCATACCCGTAAGAAACATGAAGTAACTCTCTCCAGCATCAATCTTATGGAGTTTATGGAGGGCGTATCCCTGCATATTGAAAGTGCAGGGCAAACCTGTTTCCGGTATCTGAGCTCACTGTGTGACAACAGGCTGGAAGTGATCGTTACATTTATATCTTTGCTTGAGCTGGCTCGGTTGGGTCGCATAGAGCTGGAAATTGTAGGAGGTGACATACAGTGTCGAGCCATCAGGGTGACCCGGCAAGCCTCTTGAGTAATGCTGCCAACGCAGGCGACGAAGCCCAT is a window from the Desulfurispira natronophila genome containing:
- a CDS encoding segregation and condensation protein A encodes the protein MYTVSVHDFEGPMDLLLHLIYKNEMDITSISISTIADEYLHHIETMQDLALDVCGEFFVLASTLALIKSRTLLAQSESAPDTVTEELVQKLREYKKYRDVCVALDAMEEQASMVLSRGTTPDVTQEVEADIEVNFDLYDILRSYTQVMDRYHTRKKHEVTLSSINLMEFMEGVSLHIESAGQTCFRYLSSLCDNRLEVIVTFISLLELARLGRIELEIVGGDIQCRAIRVTRQAS
- the trpS gene encoding tryptophan--tRNA ligase, which gives rise to MTTSILSGMRPTGKLHLGNYFGALKNWVDLQEQGFQCHYFVADWHAITTKHDETENIRQNSIDMVKDWLAAGLDPERSTMFVQSLVKQHAELFTVLAMITPVGWLERCPTYKEQKEQLGETRTANYGFLGYPVLQSADILLYSADFVPVGEDQLPHLEITREIARRFNYLYGNVLKEPQAKLTAVPKLAGTDGRKMSKSYGNVIDMSEEADDLWQKVRQMVTDPARVRKTDPGDPSICSVFDYHKLFSDATQCSELSDGCVNASIGCMDCKKQLCAHMESFIEPMRQRRAGISDKDAMEILHRGSHNAALRAEELMVEVRKSMRLDMECIR